Proteins co-encoded in one Deinococcus ruber genomic window:
- a CDS encoding NADH-dependent flavin oxidoreductase: MNPTFAPLFAPLTFRSGVQLHNRLVMAPMTNFSSQPDGQVTDAEVAYYVRRSSGVGLVITACANVTANGQGFPGEIGAERDALIPSLQRLAQGIQAQGSKAVLQIFHGGRQCPPELVGGDVVSASAVPSDRPGSVVPRELSGAEVQEIVTAFGEATRRAIEAGYDGVEIHGANGYLIQQFFSPHSNRRTDRWGGDVQGRMAFPLAVVDAVQEAVRVHARRPFLVGYRFSPEEPETPGISMPDTLALLDALAAQELDYLHVSLMDYRSLPHTGDTSRPRLDTLLAHLDSRTPLIGVGSVWSADDALAVLGAGAALVALGRSLIVEPDWAQKVAGGQEAALRRELSADEQAQLVVPDPLWQAILKTPGWFPVVERA, from the coding sequence ATGAACCCCACCTTTGCTCCTCTATTCGCCCCGCTGACGTTTCGCAGCGGCGTGCAACTTCACAATCGCCTCGTCATGGCACCTATGACCAACTTCTCCTCTCAGCCGGACGGACAGGTCACAGACGCCGAGGTGGCGTATTACGTCCGCCGCAGCAGCGGTGTCGGTCTGGTCATCACCGCCTGCGCCAACGTGACCGCCAACGGACAGGGCTTTCCCGGCGAGATCGGAGCCGAGCGAGACGCACTGATACCCAGCTTGCAGCGGCTGGCCCAGGGAATTCAGGCACAGGGTTCCAAGGCTGTCCTCCAGATTTTTCATGGTGGCCGCCAGTGCCCACCGGAGCTCGTTGGCGGCGATGTGGTGAGCGCCAGTGCGGTGCCCTCTGACCGCCCCGGCTCGGTCGTGCCGCGTGAGCTGAGCGGCGCCGAGGTGCAGGAGATCGTGACGGCCTTCGGAGAGGCCACCCGCCGTGCCATTGAGGCAGGTTACGACGGTGTCGAGATTCACGGCGCCAACGGCTACCTGATCCAGCAGTTCTTCTCGCCGCACAGCAACCGCCGCACCGACCGCTGGGGCGGCGACGTGCAGGGCCGGATGGCCTTCCCGCTGGCAGTAGTAGACGCCGTGCAGGAAGCTGTGCGTGTCCATGCCCGGCGGCCCTTCCTGGTCGGATACCGCTTTTCGCCGGAAGAACCCGAGACGCCCGGCATCAGCATGCCCGACACCCTGGCGCTGCTGGACGCGCTGGCAGCCCAGGAACTCGACTACCTGCACGTCTCGCTAATGGATTACCGCAGTCTGCCGCACACGGGCGACACGTCACGCCCCCGGCTGGACACCCTGCTGGCCCATCTGGACAGCCGGACTCCCCTGATCGGCGTCGGCTCGGTCTGGAGTGCCGACGACGCGCTGGCGGTGCTCGGTGCTGGCGCAGCGCTGGTGGCCCTGGGCCGTTCGCTGATCGTGGAACCCGACTGGGCACAGAAAGTGGCAGGTGGGCAGGAAGCAGCGCTCCGCCGTGAATTGAGTGCAGACGAGCAGGCGCAACTGGTGGTGCCTGATCCGCTGTGGCAGGCGATTCTGAAGACGCCCGGCTGGTTTCCGGTGGTCGAACGCGCCTGA